The proteins below come from a single Edaphobacter acidisoli genomic window:
- a CDS encoding zinc ribbon domain-containing protein — MVCQSCGTEVNADAFCSKCGAQIPVSPQAQPGYPPFPPAMYMSRVSRHLRTLGILWCVYGIYHLVKGLLALTFLSAFTVRGFTGEWPYWSYYHGPSPAPWMHALVPVIATTTMVWTALLLLTGYALLTRRIWGRVLAIVVGVLSLIAIPFGTAMGIYTLWVLASSASGMEYEAIADQS; from the coding sequence ATGGTTTGTCAGTCATGTGGAACGGAAGTGAATGCGGATGCGTTCTGCTCGAAGTGTGGAGCGCAGATACCTGTGTCGCCGCAAGCGCAGCCTGGGTATCCGCCGTTTCCTCCGGCGATGTATATGTCGCGCGTTTCGCGGCATCTGCGAACACTGGGCATTCTCTGGTGTGTGTATGGCATTTATCACCTGGTAAAGGGGCTGCTTGCTCTGACGTTTTTAAGCGCGTTTACTGTGCGCGGCTTCACGGGAGAGTGGCCGTACTGGTCGTATTATCATGGGCCGTCGCCAGCGCCGTGGATGCATGCGTTGGTGCCGGTGATTGCGACAACGACTATGGTGTGGACCGCGCTGCTGCTGCTGACGGGCTACGCTTTACTCACGCGTAGAATATGGGGCCGTGTGTTGGCCATTGTGGTGGGTGTGCTGTCGTTGATTGCAATTCCGTTCGGCACGGCAATGGGGATTTATACATTGTGGGTGCTGGCGTCGAGCGCTTCAGGCATGGAGTACGAAGCAATTGCCGACCAGAGCTGA